One window of the Salvelinus fontinalis isolate EN_2023a chromosome 2, ASM2944872v1, whole genome shotgun sequence genome contains the following:
- the LOC129831235 gene encoding zinc finger protein 664-like isoform X1 yields the protein MDRNCPLSNGQEKERGKRHVILTHLNSKWWQHTDQDRASPSPSTLPESTGHNSPGSALLLSLKRVSVRLVDCRKTPGQSGTVREGHEEGDGDLISSRDTPNHRSLSGRDLSSGEPQQHHVADETEKSLSQSEHLKHQHKRTGKKSHHSCSDCGKSFTTRRSFIIHQRTHTGEKPYSCDQCGKSFARASNLTTHQRTHTGEKPYSCDQCGKRFAAYNTFKYHLRIYEGEKPYPCLDCGKNFVNAGALTIHQRVHTGEKPYSCDQCGKSFAVASTLNKHQRIHTGEKPYICNLCGKSFAVSDKLTIHQRIHTGVKPYSCDHCGKSFALASTLNKHQRIHTGEKPYSCDHCGKIFARASTLTIHQRTHTGEKPYSCDQCGKSFALASTLTAHQRTHTGEKPYSCDQCGKIFAESGTLNSHQRTHTREKPYVCLCGESFARLGPMKKHQKAKMCHISSPSLLSPVPDP from the exons ATGGATCGG AATTGCCCtttatcaaatgggcaggaaaAGGAACGGGGGAAAAGACATGTCATCCTTACGCACTTGAATAGCAAATGGTGGCAGCACACTGACCAG GACAGAGCTAGCCCGTCTCCCTCCACCCTGCCGGAGTCCACGGGTCACAACTCTCCCGGTAGCGCCTTACTGCTGAGTCTGAAGAGGGTGTCTGTGCGGCTGGTCGACTGCAGGAAAACACCAGGGcagagtggaactgtgagagaaGGACacgaggagggagatggagatttGATTTCATCAA GGGACACTCCTAACCATCGTTCTCTCAGTGGGAGGGACTTAtcatctggggagcctcaacaacatcatgtTGCTGACGAGACAGAGAAGAGTCTTTCGCAATCAGAACACCTCAAACACCAGCACAAACgtacagggaagaaatctcaccacagctgctctgactgtgggaagagtttcactaCACGGAGGTCCTTCATAATTCACCagcgaacacacacaggagaaaaaccttatagctgtgatcagtgtgggaagagttttgctcgAGCTTCTAACCTGACTACACACCagcgaacacacacaggagaaaagccctatagctgtgatcagtgtgggaagaggttTGCTGCATATAACACCTTCAAATATCATCTGAGAATTTATGAAGGGGAGAAGCCCTACCCCTGCCTTGATTGTGGGAAAAACTTTGTTAATGCAGGAGCCTTAACCATACACCAGCGtgtacacactggagagaagccttatagctgtgatcagtgtggaaaGAGCTTTGCTGTAGCTTCCACCCTGAATAAACACCAGCgcatacacactggagagaagccttatatctGTAATCTGTGTGGGAAGAGCTTTGCTGTATCAGATAAACTAACTATACACCAGCGCATACACACTGGAgtgaagccttatagctgtgatcattgtggaAAGAGCTTCGCTTTAGCTTCCACCCTGAATAAACACCAGCgcatacacactggagagaagccttatagctgtgatcattgtggaAAGATCTTTGCTCGAGCTTCCACCCTAACTATACACCagcgaacacacacaggagagaagccttatagctgtgatcagtgtggaaaGAGCTTTGCTTTAGCTTCCACCCTGACTGCACACCagcgaacacacacaggagaaaagccttatagctgtgatcagtgtggaaaGATCTTTGCTGAATCAGGGACCCTGAATTCACACCAGcgaacacacactagagagaaaccctatgtctgtctatgtggaGAGAGCTTTGCTCGTTTAGGCCCAATGAAAAAACACCAGAAAGCAAAAATGTGCCATATTTCATCTCCCTCCCTTCTGTCACCGGTTCCAGATCCATAA
- the LOC129831235 gene encoding zinc finger protein 664-like isoform X2: protein MLDRASPSPSTLPESTGHNSPGSALLLSLKRVSVRLVDCRKTPGQSGTVREGHEEGDGDLISSRDTPNHRSLSGRDLSSGEPQQHHVADETEKSLSQSEHLKHQHKRTGKKSHHSCSDCGKSFTTRRSFIIHQRTHTGEKPYSCDQCGKSFARASNLTTHQRTHTGEKPYSCDQCGKRFAAYNTFKYHLRIYEGEKPYPCLDCGKNFVNAGALTIHQRVHTGEKPYSCDQCGKSFAVASTLNKHQRIHTGEKPYICNLCGKSFAVSDKLTIHQRIHTGVKPYSCDHCGKSFALASTLNKHQRIHTGEKPYSCDHCGKIFARASTLTIHQRTHTGEKPYSCDQCGKSFALASTLTAHQRTHTGEKPYSCDQCGKIFAESGTLNSHQRTHTREKPYVCLCGESFARLGPMKKHQKAKMCHISSPSLLSPVPDP, encoded by the exons atgttg GACAGAGCTAGCCCGTCTCCCTCCACCCTGCCGGAGTCCACGGGTCACAACTCTCCCGGTAGCGCCTTACTGCTGAGTCTGAAGAGGGTGTCTGTGCGGCTGGTCGACTGCAGGAAAACACCAGGGcagagtggaactgtgagagaaGGACacgaggagggagatggagatttGATTTCATCAA GGGACACTCCTAACCATCGTTCTCTCAGTGGGAGGGACTTAtcatctggggagcctcaacaacatcatgtTGCTGACGAGACAGAGAAGAGTCTTTCGCAATCAGAACACCTCAAACACCAGCACAAACgtacagggaagaaatctcaccacagctgctctgactgtgggaagagtttcactaCACGGAGGTCCTTCATAATTCACCagcgaacacacacaggagaaaaaccttatagctgtgatcagtgtgggaagagttttgctcgAGCTTCTAACCTGACTACACACCagcgaacacacacaggagaaaagccctatagctgtgatcagtgtgggaagaggttTGCTGCATATAACACCTTCAAATATCATCTGAGAATTTATGAAGGGGAGAAGCCCTACCCCTGCCTTGATTGTGGGAAAAACTTTGTTAATGCAGGAGCCTTAACCATACACCAGCGtgtacacactggagagaagccttatagctgtgatcagtgtggaaaGAGCTTTGCTGTAGCTTCCACCCTGAATAAACACCAGCgcatacacactggagagaagccttatatctGTAATCTGTGTGGGAAGAGCTTTGCTGTATCAGATAAACTAACTATACACCAGCGCATACACACTGGAgtgaagccttatagctgtgatcattgtggaAAGAGCTTCGCTTTAGCTTCCACCCTGAATAAACACCAGCgcatacacactggagagaagccttatagctgtgatcattgtggaAAGATCTTTGCTCGAGCTTCCACCCTAACTATACACCagcgaacacacacaggagagaagccttatagctgtgatcagtgtggaaaGAGCTTTGCTTTAGCTTCCACCCTGACTGCACACCagcgaacacacacaggagaaaagccttatagctgtgatcagtgtggaaaGATCTTTGCTGAATCAGGGACCCTGAATTCACACCAGcgaacacacactagagagaaaccctatgtctgtctatgtggaGAGAGCTTTGCTCGTTTAGGCCCAATGAAAAAACACCAGAAAGCAAAAATGTGCCATATTTCATCTCCCTCCCTTCTGTCACCGGTTCCAGATCCATAA
- the LOC129831235 gene encoding zinc finger protein 239-like isoform X3, translating into MNSPCLHQVLTLISMTQQELGFVGPGDTPNHRSLSGRDLSSGEPQQHHVADETEKSLSQSEHLKHQHKRTGKKSHHSCSDCGKSFTTRRSFIIHQRTHTGEKPYSCDQCGKSFARASNLTTHQRTHTGEKPYSCDQCGKRFAAYNTFKYHLRIYEGEKPYPCLDCGKNFVNAGALTIHQRVHTGEKPYSCDQCGKSFAVASTLNKHQRIHTGEKPYICNLCGKSFAVSDKLTIHQRIHTGVKPYSCDHCGKSFALASTLNKHQRIHTGEKPYSCDHCGKIFARASTLTIHQRTHTGEKPYSCDQCGKSFALASTLTAHQRTHTGEKPYSCDQCGKIFAESGTLNSHQRTHTREKPYVCLCGESFARLGPMKKHQKAKMCHISSPSLLSPVPDP; encoded by the exons ATGAACTCACCCTGCTTACACCAAGTCCTGACTCttatcagcatgacgcaacaggaactgggattcgtcggaccag GGGACACTCCTAACCATCGTTCTCTCAGTGGGAGGGACTTAtcatctggggagcctcaacaacatcatgtTGCTGACGAGACAGAGAAGAGTCTTTCGCAATCAGAACACCTCAAACACCAGCACAAACgtacagggaagaaatctcaccacagctgctctgactgtgggaagagtttcactaCACGGAGGTCCTTCATAATTCACCagcgaacacacacaggagaaaaaccttatagctgtgatcagtgtgggaagagttttgctcgAGCTTCTAACCTGACTACACACCagcgaacacacacaggagaaaagccctatagctgtgatcagtgtgggaagaggttTGCTGCATATAACACCTTCAAATATCATCTGAGAATTTATGAAGGGGAGAAGCCCTACCCCTGCCTTGATTGTGGGAAAAACTTTGTTAATGCAGGAGCCTTAACCATACACCAGCGtgtacacactggagagaagccttatagctgtgatcagtgtggaaaGAGCTTTGCTGTAGCTTCCACCCTGAATAAACACCAGCgcatacacactggagagaagccttatatctGTAATCTGTGTGGGAAGAGCTTTGCTGTATCAGATAAACTAACTATACACCAGCGCATACACACTGGAgtgaagccttatagctgtgatcattgtggaAAGAGCTTCGCTTTAGCTTCCACCCTGAATAAACACCAGCgcatacacactggagagaagccttatagctgtgatcattgtggaAAGATCTTTGCTCGAGCTTCCACCCTAACTATACACCagcgaacacacacaggagagaagccttatagctgtgatcagtgtggaaaGAGCTTTGCTTTAGCTTCCACCCTGACTGCACACCagcgaacacacacaggagaaaagccttatagctgtgatcagtgtggaaaGATCTTTGCTGAATCAGGGACCCTGAATTCACACCAGcgaacacacactagagagaaaccctatgtctgtctatgtggaGAGAGCTTTGCTCGTTTAGGCCCAATGAAAAAACACCAGAAAGCAAAAATGTGCCATATTTCATCTCCCTCCCTTCTGTCACCGGTTCCAGATCCATAA